CCGCTGTCGCAGTGAACACCACCTCCGCAAGAATATTTTTCACGCTGCCATGTAATTTTTTCAGATTCTGGAAGCAGTGGTTCAGCGGATACTCCAAGCGCTGCATGAATCGCGAGTCGTAGAACTTTGTTGCGTAAAGACTCGCGTGGTGCACGCCGCGCAGGCTCTGCAGAACTCCGGGCGGAAACGGTGTTTCAGGGTCTCTGTTCATCGAGTTATCACTGTACCTACCATCACGACACATAGTTTCCTCCTGTTGCCTCCTGTCGCCCGCTGCGGTGCCGTGTGGCACGTCGGGGTGCGAACAAAATTGCGTTGGCATAGTGGTACAATTCAAACTTTGTGCCAGCTCAATCTCGGTGCCAGTGCCATCTCCGCGTGAGATGAATCTCTGTGTCAGTGGGGCCGGAGACTCTGGTGTTCTTTACGAGTTGAAGACAGGTCGGTGAACAGGTCGGTGAAAGGAACCGGAAATGAGTGAAAGCCGTGTATTTTTGAGAATCCGTGACGCTGCTCTCCGTGCGCGGGTGTGCGACGCACTGGTCAGTTTCCTGCCGATCGACGACTTGAGCGAGGACGAGGCCTGGCTGGAAACTCTGCTCGGCAATCCCTATGACCTCGCCATTGTCGACGCCGCGCAGACCGACAGCGCTACTCTGCAACCACTGGCGGAATCGCCGATGTTGTCGCACTGCGAGTTTGTTTTTCTCAGCGATGGGTTGCCCAACCCGGCACTAGATGCCGCCACCTCCCGATCCGGCGGCTTCCACTTTCGCCAGCCCTACACCGCCGGGGACATCTGCGAGGCAATCGATGAAGTGGTTGCGGCGCTGGATGTTGCGGGGGAGTCTGCAGCGGGTCCAGTGAGCAGTCAGCTGGATCAGTACGGCCTGCTGGTCGGTTCCGCGCGGCCCATGCGCAAGTTGTATCGCACGCTGCGCAAGGTGGCTGCGTCCAACGCCAATGTACTGGTTGTGGGCGAGAGTGGCGTGGGCAAAGAGCTGGTCGCCAATACGCTGCATCAGGCCAGTGATCGCGCGCTTGCGCCCTTCGTGGCGGTGAACTGTGGCGCACTCAGCCCGGAACTGGTGGAAAGCGAGCTGTTTGGCCACGTGAAAGGCGCATTCACTGGCGCACACAAGTCTCACGAGGGGCTGTTCGCTCAGGCAGAGGGCGGCACCCTGTTTCTGGATGAGGTGACGGAAATGTCGCTCGAACACCAGGTCAAGCTACTGCGGGTACTGGAAACGGGCGAGTATCGGCCGCTGGGTTCGAGCCAGTTGCGCACAACCAATGTACGTGTGGTCTCGGCGACCAACCGCGAGCCGGAAGTGGCGGTGAGCGATGGCATTTTTCGGGAAGATCTTTATTTTCGGCTGGCGCAATTCCCGGTGCGTGTCCCGCCACTGCGTGACCGTGAGGGTGACATCGTCGGTCTCGCCCAGCACTTTCTCGTATATCGCAACAGCGAGGAGGGCACCACCAAGGCGTTCAGTGAGTCCGCCCTACAGCTTCTCAGGGCGCACGCCTGGCCCGGCAATGTCCGAGAGCTGAAATATTGCGTCGAGCGCGCGTTTATTCTTGCGGAACAGGTGATTGAGCCGCAGCACATCATTCTTGGTGAAACCGATACACAATCGGCCGGCAGCACCGCGGCGGCCAGTGTACCCGTCGGTGTTCCCCTCGACGTTCTTGAGCAGGCGGCCATTGAGGGTACCCTGGAGCAGAATGATGGCAATAAA
This genomic interval from Microbulbifer sp. Q7 contains the following:
- a CDS encoding sigma-54-dependent Fis family transcriptional regulator, encoding MSESRVFLRIRDAALRARVCDALVSFLPIDDLSEDEAWLETLLGNPYDLAIVDAAQTDSATLQPLAESPMLSHCEFVFLSDGLPNPALDAATSRSGGFHFRQPYTAGDICEAIDEVVAALDVAGESAAGPVSSQLDQYGLLVGSARPMRKLYRTLRKVAASNANVLVVGESGVGKELVANTLHQASDRALAPFVAVNCGALSPELVESELFGHVKGAFTGAHKSHEGLFAQAEGGTLFLDEVTEMSLEHQVKLLRVLETGEYRPLGSSQLRTTNVRVVSATNREPEVAVSDGIFREDLYFRLAQFPVRVPPLRDREGDIVGLAQHFLVYRNSEEGTTKAFSESALQLLRAHAWPGNVRELKYCVERAFILAEQVIEPQHIILGETDTQSAGSTAAASVPVGVPLDVLEQAAIEGTLEQNDGNKTETAEQLGISVKTLYNKLEKYEKVAADQTAKDHAAEPAGSTPAE